A portion of the Malania oleifera isolate guangnan ecotype guangnan chromosome 3, ASM2987363v1, whole genome shotgun sequence genome contains these proteins:
- the LOC131150535 gene encoding protein WHAT'S THIS FACTOR 1, chloroplastic, producing MALSLPMSMQRDKSFISFNHNVLSSVPLWMPKTIHRKGNNKKILTMSISCLSIKIVRSPSLDKHAEKQNRIRFVQKLKTLLLSKPKHYMPLHILSKCRSYLSLSKSHSLLSMIRRYPAIFELFSLPLPPTPFNAATSCSQLCVRLTPAAAALAAQESKLKLDISITLATKLQKLLMLSSHRRLLLSKLVHLAPDLGLPPNFRSRLCNDHTDKFKTVNTSYGRALELVSWNPDLANPFPSRSVESLGFIMDRPLKFKHLRLRKGLNLKRRHRDFLIRFEELPNVCPYNTAPGELAKESIESEKRSCSVVREVLGMMGEKRTLVDHLTHFRKDFGLPNKLWAMLVRHPELFYVSPKGQRDSVFLVEAFDDKGVLLEKDESLVYKDRLLELIREGKRMRREWRKGNVKGACVDKDNDVHDNEVSDEDVSGDYEYIDGFEDLFECEDVIVEHDNDDDEDTNEEGKFWTADASFFLDGKVGGHLRSW from the coding sequence ATGGCATTATCCTTGCCCATGTCAATGCAACGAGATAAATCCTTCATTTCCTTTAATCACAATGTCCTCAGCTCAGTGCCTCTGTGGATGCCTAAAACCATTCATAGAAAGGGTAACAATAAAAAGATCCTTACTATGTCCATCTCTTGTTTGTCTATAAAGATTGTCCGTAGTCCTTCGCTGGACAAACATGCTGAGAAGCAAAACAGGATTCGGTTTGTTCAAAAGCTTAAAACGCTACTCCTTTCTAAGCCAAAACACTACATGCCACTGCACATTCTTTCCAAGTGTCGCTCCTATTTGTCCCTCTCTAAATCTCATTCACTTCTGTCAATGATCCGCCGTTACCCTGCCATTTTTGAACTCTTCAGCCTACCATTACCACCTACACCATTCAATGCAGCCACATCGTGCTCTCAACTTTGTGTCCGCCTAACCCCGGCAGCAGCAGCCCTTGCTGCTCAAGAATCCAAACTCAAATTGGACATATCCATCACCTTGGCTACCAAACTCCAGAAACTTCTCATGCTTTCCTCTCACCGTCGGCTCCTCTTGTCAAAGCTAGTTCATCTAGCCCCTGATCTTGGCCTCCCCCCTAACTTCCGTTCCCGCCTTTGCAATGACCACACAGATAAATTCAAAACTGTTAACACCTCCTATGGCCGTGCGCTTGAGCTTGTCTCATGGAATCCAGACCTGGCCAATCCTTTTCCCTCTCGAAGTGTTGAGTCACTTGGATTCATAATGGACAGGCCTTTGAAATTCAAGCACTTAAGACTCAGAAAGGGGTTGAATTTGAAGAGACGCCACCGTGATTTTTTGATCAGATTTGAAGAATTGCCAAATGTGTGCCCATATAACACTGCACCTGGGGAGTTGGCCAAAGAGTCCATTGAGTCCGAGAAGAGGTCTTGCAGCGTAGTGAGAGAAGTGTTGGGGATGATGGGTGAGAAGAGGACTTTGGTGGACCACCTAACACATTTTAGGAAGGACTTTGGGCTGCCCAACAAGTTGTGGGCAATGCTGGTGAGACATCCTGAGTTATTTTATGTGAGTCCAAAGGGGCAGAGGGACTCTGTATTCTTGGTGGAGGCTTTTGACGATAAGGGGGTGCTTCTTGAGAAAGATGAAAGCTTGGTGTATAAGGATCGGTTGCTGGAGTTGATTAGGGAAGGAAAGAGGATGAGACGAGAATGGAGAAAGGGTAATGTTAAGGGTGCTTGTGTTGATAAGGACAATGATGTACATGATAATGAGGTCTCTGATGAGGATGTCAGTGGTGATTATGAATACATTGATGGTTTTGAGGATCTGTTTGAGTGTGAGGATGTCATTGTTGAACATGATAATGATGATGACGAGGACACTAATGAGGAAGGGAAGTTCTGGACTGCAGATGCTTCATTCTTTCTTGATGGCAAGGTTGGGGGACATCTGCGCTCGTGGTAA